The proteins below are encoded in one region of Xenopus laevis strain J_2021 chromosome 8L, Xenopus_laevis_v10.1, whole genome shotgun sequence:
- the LOC121397153 gene encoding serine/threonine-protein kinase N2-like isoform X1, with product MFISHYRSLKMGVRNSCIRATNPDNHEVLSPKLCDMQPRLHLLANKEQVMGEIKKEMRIAAGAEKLYRVTSDKETLVRLRKFMKESGKKLKILYATLQNLNVAIAQKDPEIHPGSPHDPPTNAPEDSCVRDESPAVALTSEEPATTSERDTTAQDPAPALPLVVTEGR from the exons ATGTTTATTTCCCATTACAGGAGTCTCAAGATGGGTGTCCGGAATTCCTGCATTCGTGCTACCAATCCG GACAATCATGAGGTTTTGTCTCCAAAACTTTGTGATATGCAGCCAAGGTTACATCTATTGGCCAATAAAGAGCAGGTAATGGGAGAAATAAAGAAGGAGATGCGCATTGCAGCGGGCGCTGAAAAGCTCTACAGAGTGACCTCAGACAAGGAGACCTTAGTCCGTCTGAGGAAGTTTATGAAGGAGTCGGGGAAAAAGCTGAAAATTCTTTATGCCACCCTTCAAAACCTGAATGTGGCAATTGCACAGAAGGACCCTGAGATTCACCCAGGTTCTCCCCATGACCCACCAACAAATGCCCCAGAGGATTCCTGTGTTAGGGATGAGTCACCAGCAGTTGCCTTGACATCGGAAGAACCAGCCACCACAAGTGAGAGGGACACCACGGCACAAGATCCAGCACCAGCACTGCCACTGGTTGTCACTGAGGGCAGGTAA
- the LOC121397153 gene encoding serine/threonine-protein kinase N2-like isoform X2, protein MGVRNSCIRATNPDNHEVLSPKLCDMQPRLHLLANKEQVMGEIKKEMRIAAGAEKLYRVTSDKETLVRLRKFMKESGKKLKILYATLQNLNVAIAQKDPEIHPGSPHDPPTNAPEDSCVRDESPAVALTSEEPATTSERDTTAQDPAPALPLVVTEGR, encoded by the exons ATGGGTGTCCGGAATTCCTGCATTCGTGCTACCAATCCG GACAATCATGAGGTTTTGTCTCCAAAACTTTGTGATATGCAGCCAAGGTTACATCTATTGGCCAATAAAGAGCAGGTAATGGGAGAAATAAAGAAGGAGATGCGCATTGCAGCGGGCGCTGAAAAGCTCTACAGAGTGACCTCAGACAAGGAGACCTTAGTCCGTCTGAGGAAGTTTATGAAGGAGTCGGGGAAAAAGCTGAAAATTCTTTATGCCACCCTTCAAAACCTGAATGTGGCAATTGCACAGAAGGACCCTGAGATTCACCCAGGTTCTCCCCATGACCCACCAACAAATGCCCCAGAGGATTCCTGTGTTAGGGATGAGTCACCAGCAGTTGCCTTGACATCGGAAGAACCAGCCACCACAAGTGAGAGGGACACCACGGCACAAGATCCAGCACCAGCACTGCCACTGGTTGTCACTGAGGGCAGGTAA
- the LOC121397152 gene encoding probable serine/threonine-protein kinase DDB_G0277449 codes for MSADEVNIGSTHPENTAEDFPPAVTTEPEVLHLTNCTLQDFTQRGFLGEGGFGKVLHVQHTASKRSYALKILKKQKITTLRDVERILVEKRVALTAAVHPFTVDLHATFQSDHHLFFLMEYVAGGCLRTLLERERKFGQRRTTYVIMNLYLVSCGRYLNIIPFIQTKP; via the exons ATGTCTGCGGATGAAGTGAACATCGGCTCAACTCATCCAGAAAACACAGCAGAAGACTTTCCACCGGCTGTGACGACGGAACCAGA agttttgcaTTTGACCAACTGCACTCTGCAAGACTTCACCCAACGAGGTTTCCTAGGCGAGGGCGGATTTGGGAAG GTTCTCCATGTGCAACACACGGCATCAAAAAGATCGTATGCCCTGAAGatcctaaaaaaacagaagaTCACCACCTTAAGGGATGTTGAAAG GATTTTGGTCGAGAAACGGGTCGCTCTCACAGCAGCTGTCCACCCCTTCACCGTGGATCTACATGCCACCTTCCAGTCAGACCACCATCTCTTCTTCCTCATGGAGTATGTCGCTGGAGGCTGCTTAAGGACTCTCCTGGAGAGGGAACGTAAATTTGGACAACGGAGGACTACGTACGTAATAATGAACCTTTACCTAGTGTCATGTGGGCGCTATTTAAATATAATACCATTCATACAAACTAAACCATAA
- the LOC121397154 gene encoding serine/threonine-protein kinase N2-like, protein MRPSIGVVCPKFLAEDAAILISGLLQLDPWMRLGSSEEDAGELMFHHFFRGIDWLALVQRKLQPPFIPEDVGLSNDGPCYEHLLLTPPSEGSLAIRKEIADAFGNFDYSAI, encoded by the exons ATGAGACCATCTATTGGCGTCGTCTGCCCAAAGTTCCTGGCTGAGGATGCAGCTATTTTAATATCAGGG ctTTTACAGTTGGACCCATGGATGCGGCTGGGCTCCAGCGAGGAAGATGCAGGTGAACTAATGTTTCATCATTTCTTTCGA GGCATTGACTGGCTGGCTTTGGTACAGAGAAAATTGCAGCCCCCATTCATACCGGAGGATGTTGGACTTTCCAACGATGGACCCTGTTATGAACATCTACTTCTAACACCTCCCTCCGAGGGTTCCTTGGCAATAAGAAAAGAGATCGCCGATGCCTTTGGAAACTTCGATTATTCCGCAATATAG